The Gillisia sp. Hel_I_86 genome has a segment encoding these proteins:
- a CDS encoding multicopper oxidase family protein: MSIQKHDRRNFIKLGCAGASILIAWPLFQSCANENKNSDPLRLNSDFKPDLDIKLTAVEQEISILEGRKTMCWTFKSELILGDSSSLQQIPDSYLGPIIKVNKGQKIRIRFQNELPQESIVHWHGMHVPEQYDGHPTDIISNGQTYVYEYEVMNRAGTYWFHPHPHGNTGEQVYNGLAGLLLVSDKEEENLNLPTGEFDFPVVIQDRTLDDNNQLVYLDGGRMDRMMGFLGDKIFINGRPEQELSLKAGCNYRLRFLNGSNSRIYKLAWDNGEPLKVIGIDGSILEQPKVMPYVMLAPAKRIDIWLDLKNKKQGDEIELKSLEFESGMMGGMMNGGMMGGSNTGLPLGSEYSLFKIKLNESGSNDFLLPENLVPYNKLNPTTAVNRNNPREFNFFMQGMQWTINGRTWEPTEVAKEETVKLDTTEIWQLSNKGGKMMGGGGMMGDGGMMGRGNEGGGMGNMMQMPHPIHIHQVQFNILEYDTSEMDVMVWNSIKDGFIDEGWQDTVLLMPGMKIKIIMRFSNFKGLFVYHCHNLEHEDMGMMRNFKIE, translated from the coding sequence ATGAGTATCCAAAAGCATGATAGAAGAAATTTCATAAAACTTGGATGTGCTGGCGCATCTATACTTATCGCTTGGCCATTATTTCAGTCCTGTGCCAATGAAAATAAAAATAGTGATCCATTACGACTGAATTCCGATTTTAAACCCGACCTAGATATTAAACTGACTGCGGTAGAACAGGAAATTTCTATACTTGAAGGAAGAAAAACAATGTGCTGGACTTTTAAAAGTGAATTGATACTAGGAGACTCCAGCAGTCTTCAGCAAATTCCTGATAGTTATCTGGGTCCCATAATTAAAGTGAACAAAGGCCAAAAAATACGAATACGCTTTCAAAATGAACTGCCACAAGAAAGTATTGTGCATTGGCATGGAATGCATGTACCGGAGCAGTACGACGGCCACCCAACAGACATTATATCTAATGGCCAAACTTATGTGTACGAATACGAAGTAATGAACCGTGCCGGAACTTATTGGTTTCATCCCCATCCGCATGGTAACACTGGTGAGCAGGTTTATAATGGTCTTGCAGGTTTGCTACTAGTTTCAGATAAGGAAGAGGAAAATTTAAACCTCCCCACTGGAGAATTTGATTTTCCGGTGGTAATTCAGGATCGCACTTTAGATGATAATAATCAACTGGTTTATCTTGATGGTGGAAGAATGGACAGGATGATGGGGTTTTTAGGTGATAAAATCTTTATAAACGGCAGACCAGAGCAAGAATTATCTCTAAAAGCAGGATGCAATTATAGGCTTAGGTTCCTTAATGGCTCGAATTCGCGAATTTATAAACTTGCCTGGGATAATGGGGAACCGCTTAAAGTAATTGGAATTGATGGCAGTATTTTGGAACAACCCAAAGTAATGCCTTATGTAATGCTGGCTCCCGCAAAAAGAATAGATATATGGCTGGATTTAAAAAATAAAAAGCAAGGTGATGAAATTGAATTAAAGAGCCTGGAATTTGAAAGCGGGATGATGGGAGGAATGATGAATGGCGGAATGATGGGTGGAAGCAATACTGGTTTGCCTTTGGGGTCTGAATACAGTCTTTTTAAAATTAAACTGAACGAAAGTGGGTCGAACGATTTTCTACTTCCTGAAAACCTTGTGCCTTATAATAAATTGAATCCAACCACCGCAGTTAACCGAAATAACCCCAGGGAATTTAATTTTTTTATGCAAGGAATGCAATGGACAATCAATGGTAGAACTTGGGAGCCTACTGAAGTAGCTAAAGAAGAAACAGTAAAATTAGATACCACCGAAATATGGCAGCTTTCCAATAAAGGAGGTAAAATGATGGGTGGTGGCGGTATGATGGGTGACGGCGGGATGATGGGACGAGGAAATGAAGGTGGCGGTATGGGGAATATGATGCAGATGCCACACCCAATTCATATACATCAGGTACAATTTAATATTTTGGAATATGATACCTCAGAAATGGATGTCATGGTTTGGAATTCTATCAAGGATGGCTTTATTGATGAAGGCTGGCAGGATACAGTGCTTTTAATGCCGGGAATGAAAATCAAAATAATAATGCGCTTTTCAAATTTCAAAGGTCTTTTCGTTTACCACTGCCATAATCTTGAACACGAAGATATGGGAATGATGAGAAATTTTAAAATAGAATAA
- a CDS encoding DUF4175 domain-containing protein, producing MRTILKTLMVIGIIGTVVSCKSTFNASETMELPNNRAAVYQEIISNPDQFREFIDLAQQDKEAKKIMMHGHMQMMESGKMKGMMENNPEMKEKMKSHMQKMMEENPEMKEKMQSMMIEKMLKTPESRKMLMDKMHENQEMQKEMKERMMQKMKENPEMMEKMMNNPEMKEKMMSKMKEKKSNSENHKH from the coding sequence ATGAGAACAATTTTAAAAACACTAATGGTTATTGGTATAATTGGTACAGTTGTTAGTTGTAAATCAACTTTTAACGCCTCCGAGACTATGGAACTTCCAAACAATCGAGCGGCTGTATATCAGGAAATAATTTCAAATCCAGATCAATTCAGAGAATTTATAGACCTAGCACAGCAAGATAAGGAAGCAAAAAAGATAATGATGCATGGCCATATGCAAATGATGGAATCGGGAAAAATGAAAGGGATGATGGAAAATAATCCCGAGATGAAGGAGAAAATGAAATCTCATATGCAAAAAATGATGGAGGAAAACCCTGAGATGAAAGAAAAAATGCAATCCATGATGATTGAAAAAATGTTGAAAACTCCTGAAAGCAGAAAAATGCTCATGGACAAAATGCATGAAAACCAGGAGATGCAAAAAGAAATGAAAGAAAGGATGATGCAAAAAATGAAAGAAAATCCAGAGATGATGGAAAAAATGATGAACAATCCTGAAATGAAGGAAAAAATGATGTCCAAGATGAAAGAAAAAAAATCTAATTCAGAAAATCATAAACATTAA
- a CDS encoding SHOCT domain-containing protein: MMMIWWWIIGLGLVSLVVFFYTGKNKNRPVEKRHESPMNILKERYAKGEITKEEFENQKKTLSD; this comes from the coding sequence ATGATGATGATATGGTGGTGGATAATAGGTTTAGGCCTTGTTTCTTTAGTGGTATTCTTTTATACCGGAAAAAACAAAAACAGGCCGGTTGAAAAAAGACATGAAAGCCCTATGAATATATTAAAAGAAAGGTATGCAAAAGGTGAAATAACCAAAGAGGAATTTGAAAATCAAAAAAAAACTCTTAGTGATTAA
- a CDS encoding OprD family outer membrane porin — protein MNFNSLRYLFLLFPFLSLAQESDKPTAKGKLSGQWRSYYMNTFNKGDLKDFTALATGGHIKYELTLKEKISFGGAVYNSNNLNIQDLSIPDMATGKLSRYEEGLFDRINLDNKYIFILGELYANYKTAQHEFTLGRMKIKSPLVNPQDGRMIPTLAQGLWYAYSSPKKNKIQAGIFNQIAPRSTGEFYSIGESIGTYGEGRNIDGSPSLYGGNTDSDYLAIINANFNLTQNTSVELWNYYTDNVSNTLYLKPKYQVSKSFNIEAEWLHQNKINNGGNAIDSLSYFQSNSSDNIGIKAAYDWSNSSLSLSYNRITKKGQFVFPREWGREFLFSFQKRERSEGTGDNHALVLYYTNTLAFGKEKFNLKTIFSAGHQWKPSVSDPTLNKYAVPDYTHINLDLFFDIKKWKNLKPELLFVGKFASGDFPDNPNFYLNKTDLFHVDLILNYNF, from the coding sequence ATGAATTTTAACAGCTTACGTTATTTATTTTTACTATTTCCATTTCTCAGTCTCGCTCAAGAATCAGATAAACCAACTGCCAAGGGAAAATTATCCGGACAATGGAGAAGCTATTATATGAATACTTTTAATAAAGGGGATCTTAAGGACTTTACCGCTTTGGCCACTGGAGGCCATATTAAATATGAACTCACACTCAAAGAAAAAATAAGCTTTGGAGGAGCGGTATATAATTCCAATAATTTAAATATCCAAGATCTTAGCATTCCTGATATGGCAACTGGAAAATTGAGTCGGTATGAGGAAGGTTTGTTTGATCGAATAAATTTAGATAACAAATATATTTTTATTTTGGGTGAGCTATATGCTAATTACAAAACTGCCCAGCACGAATTTACTTTAGGTAGAATGAAAATTAAATCTCCTTTAGTAAATCCACAAGACGGTCGTATGATCCCAACCTTGGCTCAAGGTCTTTGGTATGCTTATAGCAGCCCCAAAAAAAACAAAATACAAGCAGGGATATTTAATCAAATTGCACCAAGATCCACAGGAGAGTTTTATTCTATCGGGGAGAGTATAGGAACTTATGGAGAAGGAAGAAATATTGATGGATCTCCAAGTTTGTATGGAGGAAATACAGATTCAGATTATTTAGCTATCATCAATGCCAATTTTAATCTTACTCAAAACACCTCTGTAGAGTTATGGAATTATTATACGGATAATGTATCTAATACCCTGTATTTAAAACCTAAATATCAAGTTTCAAAAAGTTTCAATATTGAAGCGGAATGGTTGCATCAAAACAAAATAAATAATGGCGGAAATGCAATTGATTCCTTAAGTTATTTTCAGAGTAATTCTTCAGATAATATCGGGATTAAAGCAGCTTATGATTGGAGCAACTCTTCTCTTTCATTATCATATAACCGAATCACCAAAAAAGGTCAGTTTGTTTTTCCAAGGGAATGGGGTAGGGAATTTCTTTTCAGTTTTCAAAAAAGAGAGCGAAGTGAAGGGACTGGGGATAATCACGCACTGGTACTTTACTATACTAATACATTAGCATTTGGAAAAGAAAAATTTAATTTAAAAACAATTTTTAGTGCTGGGCATCAATGGAAACCCTCTGTTTCAGACCCTACTCTTAATAAGTATGCCGTTCCAGATTACACACACATAAATCTAGATTTGTTTTTCGATATCAAAAAATGGAAGAATTTAAAACCTGAACTTTTATTCGTAGGTAAATTTGCTAGTGGGGATTTTCCAGATAATCCTAATTTCTATTTGAATAAAACAGATTTATTTCATGTGGATTTAATTTTGAACTATAATTTCTAA
- a CDS encoding c-type cytochrome yields MDNYQSLAKSIVYIFSSLLALTIITFSGLYLYNSDPYLFIEKKISAEDWEPKDIEAELDFGFMDPQVKYGYQLIAESPKYMGPQAKDPAMHYAGNNLACMNCHLKAGTQAGSASWVGVTERFPQFSGRSNSIGTIEGRINGCMERSMNGKKLPIDSKEMKAIVAYMEWLGEGLPPEREKEFKGYAKIELPDIAVDLDKGKSLFSKECAVCHGENGQGVKLADSTKGYQYPPLWGQDSYNTGAGMHRVITSAEFIKGNMPFGEATWDNPKLTDEEAYHLAGYINSFDRPVKNNTQSDYPDKKLKPVSTPYGPWEDSFSASQHKYGPFPPIIKYYEEQYQITKTK; encoded by the coding sequence ATGGATAATTATCAATCACTAGCAAAATCTATCGTCTATATATTTAGCTCTCTTTTAGCATTAACTATTATCACTTTCTCTGGTCTTTATTTATATAATTCAGATCCATACCTATTTATTGAAAAAAAAATAAGTGCTGAAGATTGGGAGCCTAAAGATATTGAAGCAGAGCTTGATTTTGGGTTTATGGATCCTCAGGTGAAGTATGGATACCAACTTATTGCAGAGTCTCCTAAGTATATGGGACCTCAAGCTAAAGATCCCGCTATGCATTATGCCGGTAATAATTTGGCGTGTATGAATTGTCATTTAAAAGCGGGAACTCAAGCCGGTTCTGCATCTTGGGTAGGAGTGACAGAAAGATTTCCTCAATTTAGCGGCCGCTCCAATAGTATAGGTACTATAGAAGGAAGAATAAACGGTTGTATGGAGCGAAGTATGAATGGGAAAAAGCTTCCTATAGATTCCAAAGAAATGAAAGCTATAGTAGCTTATATGGAATGGTTAGGAGAGGGACTGCCCCCGGAACGGGAAAAAGAATTTAAAGGTTATGCCAAAATAGAACTTCCAGATATAGCGGTAGATCTAGATAAAGGAAAATCATTATTTTCTAAAGAATGTGCAGTTTGTCATGGAGAAAATGGGCAGGGAGTGAAATTAGCTGATTCTACCAAAGGGTACCAATACCCTCCACTTTGGGGTCAAGACAGTTATAATACTGGTGCAGGAATGCACCGGGTAATCACCTCTGCTGAATTTATAAAAGGAAATATGCCATTTGGCGAGGCCACTTGGGATAACCCCAAATTAACCGATGAAGAAGCCTATCATTTGGCAGGGTATATAAACAGTTTTGATAGACCGGTAAAAAACAATACCCAAAGTGATTATCCCGATAAAAAATTAAAACCGGTTTCAACTCCATATGGCCCTTGGGAGGATTCATTTTCTGCTAGCCAACACAAGTATGGCCCTTTTCCTCCGATTATTAAATATTATGAAGAGCAATACCAAATCACTAAAACTAAATAA
- a CDS encoding sulfite exporter TauE/SafE family protein — protein MALSVTSILLLCILFFVIASVYSSVGFGGGSSYLAILALVAVSFYTMRSLALVCNIIVVGGSTYWFIKKGHFKISSFLPFIITSVPMAFIGASFKLSERAFFVLLGLVLITAAVFLVWQTKRLSKFNIETTTAYPPSFNYILGAIIGLISGLVGIGGGIFLAPILHHLKWGTSVKIAALASFFILANSMSGLSGLVLAGTFDTPIWAALLLGLSVFIGGQLGVRMSLKNLSPQRLKQLTALLVFIVGFRVLLVNGLALL, from the coding sequence ATGGCTTTAAGTGTGACAAGCATACTTCTTTTATGTATCCTTTTTTTTGTAATAGCATCGGTGTATTCTTCGGTAGGTTTTGGAGGCGGCTCCAGTTATCTGGCGATTCTAGCATTGGTTGCAGTTTCCTTTTACACCATGAGATCCCTGGCATTAGTTTGCAATATTATAGTGGTAGGCGGCAGTACTTATTGGTTTATTAAAAAAGGGCATTTCAAAATCTCGTCATTTTTACCGTTTATAATTACAAGTGTGCCAATGGCATTTATCGGGGCTTCCTTTAAATTGAGTGAGCGGGCATTTTTTGTTTTGCTAGGACTTGTTTTAATAACTGCCGCTGTCTTTCTCGTATGGCAGACAAAACGTCTTTCAAAATTTAATATTGAAACCACGACCGCCTATCCTCCTAGCTTTAATTACATACTCGGGGCAATTATTGGCCTCATTTCGGGACTTGTGGGGATAGGTGGTGGTATTTTTTTAGCTCCTATCCTACATCATTTAAAATGGGGAACATCTGTTAAAATTGCTGCTCTGGCTAGTTTTTTTATTCTGGCAAACTCAATGTCGGGTTTAAGTGGACTTGTGCTTGCTGGGACATTTGATACTCCTATTTGGGCAGCGCTACTCTTAGGCCTATCTGTATTTATAGGTGGACAATTAGGGGTTCGAATGAGTTTGAAAAACCTTTCGCCTCAGCGTTTAAAACAATTAACTGCCCTATTAGTATTTATTGTAGGATTTAGGGTTCTTCTGGTGAATGGCTTAGCTTTATTGTAG
- a CDS encoding XdhC family protein — translation MFNELAIIIEEHLAKGSNFAIAQVIDRIAPSSGKVGDKAIILENGELIGWIGGGCVRGIIIKEAIDVIKSKRYKRVRISPEGGTRETEHFKEYVMSCQSRGTVEVLIEPVVAQPELIIIGKSNIARKLAVVASAADFRVKVMAADCDTFMFPTANEIINEVNFESIKQLSNVYVIVATQGEDDELSAKKALETNSRYVGFVASAKKADDIKMYLSKNGISEERVAQLHSPVGLDINAKLASEVAISILAQIIDDFRSGNASEGFDKTVITKEETAPSSNSEADKFSEDYYINPVCGVPISKKNPKYIVDYKGEKVYFCCDGCKVSFDKNPEKYMLKE, via the coding sequence ATGTTTAACGAATTAGCGATAATAATAGAAGAGCACTTAGCAAAAGGATCAAATTTTGCCATAGCTCAAGTAATAGACCGTATTGCTCCAAGTTCCGGAAAAGTGGGAGATAAAGCCATTATTCTTGAAAACGGAGAACTTATAGGTTGGATAGGTGGTGGATGTGTGAGAGGTATCATTATTAAAGAAGCTATAGATGTTATAAAAAGCAAGCGCTATAAAAGAGTACGCATTTCACCAGAAGGAGGAACCAGAGAAACCGAACATTTTAAAGAATACGTTATGTCCTGTCAAAGTCGTGGTACTGTAGAAGTACTTATAGAACCAGTAGTTGCACAACCAGAATTAATTATTATTGGAAAATCTAATATCGCTCGTAAATTGGCTGTTGTTGCTAGCGCTGCCGATTTTAGAGTGAAAGTTATGGCGGCAGATTGTGATACATTTATGTTTCCTACAGCAAATGAAATAATAAACGAAGTTAATTTTGAAAGCATAAAACAGCTCTCTAATGTTTATGTTATTGTAGCTACACAAGGAGAAGATGATGAGCTTTCCGCAAAAAAAGCTTTAGAAACAAATAGCAGATATGTAGGCTTTGTAGCGAGTGCAAAAAAAGCGGATGATATTAAAATGTACTTAAGCAAAAATGGTATTAGTGAGGAAAGGGTTGCACAATTACATAGCCCGGTAGGACTAGATATAAATGCCAAACTTGCCAGTGAAGTCGCTATCAGCATTTTGGCACAGATAATAGATGATTTTAGGAGCGGAAATGCTTCCGAAGGATTTGATAAGACAGTTATTACTAAAGAAGAAACAGCGCCTTCGTCAAATTCTGAAGCTGATAAATTTTCAGAAGACTATTATATCAATCCCGTGTGTGGTGTACCTATCTCGAAGAAAAATCCAAAATATATTGTAGATTATAAGGGTGAAAAAGTGTATTTCTGTTGTGATGGATGTAAAGTTAGTTTCGATAAGAACCCTGAGAAGTATATGCTTAAAGAATAA
- a CDS encoding vWA domain-containing protein: MLAVDKTFKERLIDFTMYCRERQFVLGPQETRDAFAIAERGYVLDRKLFQYSLKAIYCKRKEHFDRFDEMFDRFWSRYYEEKLEERKKKIQPIKKEPETSTVIFLGAKFNVPKKEKEIEAKQTKGANESIRLRMTDFSKVDIEDKKHLEELAEELFHQMSMRFKRRLENSNKGSVDIRRTIRNGLGKGGLLLDLAYKKKRKEKRKIVFILDVSGSMDTYSYYLLRYIMVLKKYFKSLEFFTFSTDLTHITPLLRENSEQETIKHIGKNVNSWSSGTKIGESLTKFISVYGNKFLSQKHIVVILSDGLETGSVTVLKEAVRTIRRKCKTLVWLNPLKGMKDYQPIQKGMVSVMPHLDAFESAHNLDSLLKLEKLLMDV; this comes from the coding sequence ATGCTAGCAGTAGACAAAACTTTTAAAGAACGCCTTATCGATTTTACTATGTATTGTCGAGAGCGTCAGTTTGTTCTGGGCCCACAAGAAACAAGAGATGCATTTGCCATAGCTGAACGTGGTTATGTACTGGATCGTAAACTATTTCAATACAGCTTAAAAGCTATTTATTGCAAACGCAAAGAGCATTTTGATCGATTTGATGAAATGTTTGATCGTTTTTGGAGTCGCTATTACGAAGAGAAATTAGAAGAACGTAAAAAGAAAATTCAACCAATCAAAAAAGAGCCGGAAACTTCAACGGTAATTTTTTTAGGAGCCAAATTCAATGTTCCAAAAAAGGAAAAGGAAATAGAAGCGAAACAGACCAAAGGCGCAAACGAAAGTATTCGCCTTCGGATGACTGATTTTTCTAAAGTAGATATTGAGGATAAAAAACATCTTGAAGAATTAGCTGAAGAACTCTTTCACCAAATGAGTATGCGTTTTAAACGACGGCTCGAAAATTCAAACAAAGGTAGCGTTGATATCCGTAGAACTATAAGGAACGGTCTAGGTAAAGGAGGCTTACTTTTAGATCTTGCCTACAAGAAAAAACGGAAAGAAAAACGGAAAATCGTGTTTATACTTGATGTCAGTGGCTCTATGGATACTTATAGTTATTACCTGTTACGTTATATTATGGTTTTAAAAAAGTACTTTAAAAGTTTAGAATTTTTTACCTTTAGTACAGACTTAACACATATTACACCGCTTTTACGTGAAAATAGTGAGCAAGAAACAATAAAACATATTGGTAAGAATGTGAATTCCTGGTCTAGTGGAACAAAAATCGGAGAATCACTAACCAAATTTATCTCCGTTTACGGAAACAAATTTTTAAGCCAAAAGCATATTGTAGTCATCCTGAGCGACGGACTCGAAACAGGAAGTGTTACAGTGCTTAAAGAAGCGGTGAGAACTATAAGAAGGAAATGTAAAACATTGGTATGGCTAAATCCTCTGAAAGGCATGAAAGATTACCAACCTATTCAAAAAGGAATGGTAAGTGTAATGCCGCATTTAGATGCGTTTGAGTCAGCACACAATTTAGATAGCCTTCTAAAACTAGAAAAACTATTAATGGATGTTTAA
- a CDS encoding AAA family ATPase, with protein sequence MNKEIKALIKDFYEHDYILNEELATSVFLLKNLEKPLLLEGNPGVGKTMLAKTLAKHLGTKLIRLQCYEGLDVSTTIYEWNYQKQLLHIKLFESEKDKIALENQIFGMDYVLQRPLLQSIRAEKPVVLLIDEIDRADEEFEAYLLELLSDFQISIPELGTIRATSKPLVILTSNRTRELSDALRRRCLYHWVDFPSKAKEIDIITKKLPNIDEVLATQVVTFIHNLRKSSLNKPPGIAESLDWAKTLLLLNVDNITDEIVHNTIGSVLKHKDDVEFVRNKSVQEFLYPID encoded by the coding sequence TTGAATAAGGAAATCAAAGCACTTATAAAAGATTTTTATGAGCATGACTACATCCTAAACGAAGAATTGGCAACTTCCGTTTTTTTACTAAAGAATTTGGAAAAGCCTTTGCTTTTAGAAGGCAACCCCGGAGTAGGTAAAACCATGTTGGCCAAAACTTTAGCTAAACATTTAGGCACTAAGCTTATTCGTTTACAATGCTATGAAGGTTTAGATGTTAGCACTACTATTTACGAGTGGAACTATCAAAAACAATTGCTTCATATAAAACTCTTTGAATCAGAAAAGGATAAGATAGCTTTGGAAAACCAAATTTTCGGAATGGATTATGTGCTTCAAAGACCACTTTTGCAATCGATAAGAGCGGAGAAGCCTGTAGTATTATTGATAGATGAAATAGATCGTGCTGATGAAGAATTTGAAGCTTATTTGTTAGAGCTTTTATCTGACTTTCAAATTAGTATTCCTGAGTTAGGTACAATTAGGGCTACTTCAAAACCTTTAGTCATTTTAACTTCGAATCGAACAAGAGAGCTAAGCGATGCTTTAAGAAGACGCTGTCTGTATCATTGGGTGGATTTCCCCTCAAAAGCTAAAGAGATCGATATTATCACTAAAAAACTCCCTAATATTGATGAGGTACTAGCTACGCAGGTAGTGACATTTATTCACAACCTTCGTAAATCAAGTTTAAATAAACCTCCTGGGATTGCAGAATCCTTAGATTGGGCCAAAACACTGCTTCTTTTGAATGTAGATAACATTACTGATGAAATTGTACACAATACTATTGGTAGTGTACTTAAACACAAAGATGACGTGGAATTTGTGCGAAATAAGAGTGTGCAGGAATTTTTGTACCCAATAGATTAA
- a CDS encoding SRPBCC family protein gives MKTNLTKSFEVPQSTELVWSHLIDPEKIMDCVPGVSIDEKVDDNHYKGKVGMKFGPMGVEYDADIFYNEIDVENKKIILSGNGVDSKGKGNAEMKMSITITELDAGGVKLDAIMDITINGKIAQFGSRLVDTVSEQLFKQFVSNFSKKLAAAETAAS, from the coding sequence ATGAAAACAAATTTAACAAAATCTTTCGAAGTGCCTCAAAGCACTGAGCTGGTCTGGAGTCACTTAATTGACCCAGAAAAAATAATGGACTGTGTACCTGGTGTTTCCATAGATGAAAAAGTAGATGATAATCATTATAAAGGAAAAGTAGGTATGAAATTTGGTCCTATGGGTGTCGAGTATGATGCAGATATTTTTTATAACGAGATAGATGTCGAAAACAAAAAAATTATCCTGTCAGGTAATGGTGTTGATTCTAAAGGTAAAGGAAATGCTGAAATGAAAATGAGTATAACTATTACTGAGTTGGATGCTGGTGGTGTAAAATTGGATGCTATTATGGATATTACCATCAATGGTAAAATAGCTCAATTTGGGTCTAGACTTGTAGATACGGTTTCCGAGCAATTATTCAAACAATTTGTTTCTAATTTCTCGAAGAAATTAGCAGCCGCAGAAACTGCTGCATCATAA